The Malus domestica chromosome 10, GDT2T_hap1 genome contains a region encoding:
- the LOC103419827 gene encoding uncharacterized protein yields MARSALDETSLSGAFVRTASVFRNFISRDPNSQFPAEPGRYHLYISYACPWASRCLAYLNIKGLDKAISFTSVKPIWERTKESDEHMGWVFPASETELAGAEPDPLNGAKSIRELYELASTQYTGKYTVPVLWDKKLKTIVSNESGEIIRMFNTEFNDIAENASLDLYPPHLQSQIDQTNEWIYDKINNGVYKCGFARKQEPYDEAVKQLYEALDKCEEILSKQRYLCGNTLSEADIRLFVTLIRFDEVYVVHFKCNKKVLREYPNLFNYTKDIFQVPGMSSTVNMDHIKRHYYGSHPSINPFGIIPSGPDIDYSSPHDRNRFST; encoded by the exons ATGGCGCGATCTGCACTAGATGAGACCTCACTATCGGGTGCATTTGTGAGAACTGCTTCTGTATTTCGTAACTTCATCTCGCGGGACCCGAATTCGCAATTTCCAGCAGAACCTGGAAGATATCATCTGTATATATCATATGCTTGCCCTTGGGCTTCCAGGTGCCTTGCGTACTTGAACATAAAAGGACTTGATAAAGCCATCAGCTTTACG TCAGTCAAACCGATATGGGAAAGGacaaaagaaagtgatgaaCATATGGGGTGGGTTTTTCCTGCTTCCGAAACAGAGCTAGCGGGAGCTGAACCCGACCCCTTGAATGGAGCAAAAAGCATTAGAGAACTTTACGAGCTTGCAAGCACACAGTATACCGGAAAGTACACGGTTCCA GTTCTATGGgataaaaaactcaaaacaattGTTAGTAATGAGAGCGGGGAGATTATTCGCATGTTCAATACTGAATTCAACGATATAGCTGAAAACGCATCTTTGGACTTATATCCTCCTCACTTGCAATCCCAAATTGATCAGACAAATGAATGGATATATGACAAGATAAACAACGGTGTCTATAAATGCGGGTTTGCGAGGAAGCAAGAGCCTTATGATGAG GCTGTGAAACAATTGTACGAAGCTTTGGATAAATGTGAGGAGATACTTAGCAAGCAACGATACCTGTGCGGGAACACATTGTCTGAAGCAGATATTCGGTTGTTTGTCACTCTTATAAGATTCGACGAG GTTTACGTAGTCCACTTCAAGTGCAACAAGAAGGTACTACGAGAATACCCGAATTTGTTCAACTACACCAAAGACATTTTCCAGGTTCCGGGGATGAGCAGCACAGTCAACATGGATCACATAAAGCGGCACTACTACGGAAGCCATCCGTCTATCAACCCATTCGGAATAATTCCTAGCGGGCCAGATATCGACTACTCTTCTCCTCATGATAGAAACAGGTTTTCGACATAG
- the LOC139189065 gene encoding uncharacterized protein: MTRSSKPVREHILDFNDDFERTLRRRRNQQESNPPSPEPDLEEQVLEEEEDPTAQVGGEEQGMAMDNRTLKELSASGLDNAAPLCIQYPMAAQGKTEEFELKSSLLHHIPKFHGLSMEDPTKHLKEFEVVCSSMTPVNVDGSILKMKAFPFSLMDKAKDWLYELAPGTVTSWESMKRAFLEKFFPTSRIILLRKKISGIQQDEGESFPTYYERFKSLVASCPHHQMKEELLLQYFYEGLLPLERQMLDASAGGALVDKTPMAAKILIANRALNAQQYEGVGQRGPPRQQVHEVSSTSNIQTQLANLTSIVSQMAEGMKMQGPMVCGVCSIQGHASEKCPQLIENGGWESANAIGFQSQNQPRHDPYSNTYNPG, from the coding sequence atgactcgaagctccaaacctgttcgtgagcatattttggacttCAACGACGATTTCgagcgaactttgagaagaaggaggaaccaACAAGAGTCTAACCCACCTAGCCCGGAACctgaccttgaagaacaagttctagaagaagaagaggatcccacggcacaagtgggtggagaagagcaaggcatggccatggacaaccgtacactcaaggagctttccgcttcgggtttggataatgccgcaccattgtgtatccaatatcccatggctgcccaaggtaaaaccgaagagttcgagcttaagtcaagtttgctccaccacattccaaagttccatgggctgtccatggaggatccgaccaaacatttgaaagaatttgaagtggtgtgctcaagtatgactccggttaacgttgacggaagtattttaaagatgaaggcttttccattctctttaatggacaaggccaaggattggttatacgagttggctcccggaacagttacgtcttgggagagtatgaagagggcgtttctggagaagtttttcccaacttctcgcatcattcttcttcgtaaaaaaataagtggaattcaacaagatgaaggtgagtcttttcctacatattatgaacgatttaaatcacttgttgcttcttgtccacatcatcagatgaaggaggagttgcttttgcaatacttctacgaagggctcctaccactagaacgtcaaatgctcgatgcctcggcgggtggagcattggtggacaaaacgcccatggctgcaaaaatcttgattgctaatcgagcgttgaacgctcaacaatacgagggtgtaggccaaagaggacccccacgacAACAAgttcatgaggtaagttccacatctaATATTCAAACTCagttggctaatcttacttctattgtttcacagatggccgagggaatgaagatgcaaggacccatggtgtgtggcgtatgttctatccaaggacatgcttctgaaaagtgtcctcaactcatcgagaatggtggatgggagagcgctaatgccattgggtttcaaagccaaaatcagccaagacatgatccatactccaacacgtataatccggggtag
- the LOC139187460 gene encoding heavy metal-associated isoprenylated plant protein 47-like translates to MHVRNISISGKFFLGSCRSPTIGISLGKDSKKMKRKIVMKVPMNCRKCQTKALKIATTVDGVNSVALGEEKDRVVVIGEGVDAFKLAKSLRKKFKAADIITVAEVK, encoded by the exons ATGCATGTACGTAATATTAGTATCTCTGGCAAATTTTTCCTTGGCTCTTGCAGATCGCCGACTATCGGTATAAGTCTGGGCAAAGACTCGAAGAAAATGAAG cGCAAGATTGTGATGAAGGTACCGATGAATTGCCGGAAATGCCAAACGAAGGCGCTCAAAATTGCTACTACAGTAGATG GTGTCAATTCTGTGGCGTTGGGAGAGGAAAAAGACAGAGTGGTGGTGATTGGGGAGGGAGTGGACGCCTTTAAGTTGGCCAAGAGCTTAAGGAAGAAATTCAAGGCCGCCGATATTATCACCGTCGCAGAAGTCAAGTGA
- the LOC114827737 gene encoding uncharacterized protein, translating to MGWVFPAFETELAGAEPDPLNGAKSIRELYELASTQYTGKYTVPVLWDKKLKTIVSNESGEIIRMFNTEFNDIAENASLDLYPPHLQSQIDQTNEWIYDKINNGVYKCGFARKQEPYDEAVKQLYEALDKCEEILSKQRYLCGNTLSEADIRLFVTLIRFDEVYVVHFKCNKKVLREYLNLFNYTKDIFQVPGMSSTVNMDHIKRHYYGSHPSINPFGIIPSGPDIDYSSPHDRNRFST from the exons ATGGGGTGGGTTTTTCCTGCTTTCGAAACAGAGCTAGCGGGAGCTGAACCTGACCCTTTGAATGGAGCAAAAAGCATTAGAGAACTTTACGAGCTTGCAAGCACACAGTATACCGGAAAGTACACAGTTCCA GTTCTATGGgataaaaaactcaaaacaattGTCAGTAATGAGAGCGGGGAGATTATTCGCATGTTCAATACTGAATTCAACGATATAGCTGAAAACGCGTCTTTGGACTTATATCCTCCTCACTTGCAATCCCAAATTGATCAGACAAATGAATGGATATATGACAAGATAAACAACGGTGTCTATAAATGCGGGTTTGCGAGGAAGCAAGAGCCTTATGATGAG GCTGTGAAACAATTGTACGAAGCTTTGGATAAATGTGAGGAGATACTTAGCAAGCAACGATACCTGTGCGGGAACACATTGTCTGAAGCAGATATTCGGTTGTTTGTCACTCTTATAAGATTCGACGAG GTTTACGTAGTCCACTTCAAGTGCAACAAGAAAGTACTACGAGAATACCTGAATTTGTTCAACTACACCAAAGACATTTTCCAGGTTCCGGGGATGAGCAGCACAGTCAACATGGATCACATAAAGCGACACTACTACGGAAGCCATCCGTCTATCAACCCATTCGGAATAATTCCTAGCGGGCCAGATATCGACTACTCGTCTCCTCACGACAGAAACAGGTTTTCGACATAG
- the LOC114827738 gene encoding heavy metal-associated isoprenylated plant protein 47-like, giving the protein MSGQKDSKKMKRKIVMKVPMNCRKCQAKALKIAATVDGVSSVALGEEKDRVVVTGEGVDAIKLAKSLRKKFMAADIITVAEVK; this is encoded by the exons ATGTCTGGGCAAAAAGACTCGAAGAAAATGAAG cGTAAGATTGTGATGAAGGTACCGATGAATTGCCGGAAATGCCAAGCGAAGGCGCTCAAAATTGCTGCTACAGTAGATG GTGTGAGTTCTGTGGCGTTGGGAGAGGAAAAAGACAGGGTGGTGGTGACTGGGGAGGGAGTGGACGCCATTAAGTTGGCCAAGAGCTTACGGAAGAAATTCATGGCCGCCGACATTATCACCGTCGCAGAAGTCAAGTGA
- the LOC114819268 gene encoding protein NARROW LEAF 1-like codes for MDRTRLDLRFHHHSGSTQSEESALDLERNYCSHHPNLPSFSPSALQPFASNGQHSESNAAYFSWPTLGRLSDAAEDRANYFGNLQKEDLPETLGRLPSGQQATTLLELMTIRAFHSKILRLFSLGTAIGFRIRKGVLTDIPAILVFVARKAHREWLSHVQCLPAALEGPGGVWCDVDVVEFSYYGSPVSTPKEQLYTELADGLRGSDPYIGSGSQVASQDTYGTLGAIVKSRTGNRQVGFLTNRHVAVDLDYPNQKMFHPLPPSLGPGVYLGAVERATSFITDDLWYGIFAGTNPETFVRADGAFIPFAEDFNLKNVITTVRGIGEIGDVYTIDLQSPINSLIGRQVMKVGRSSGLTTGTIMAYALEYNDEKGICFFTDFLVVGENQQSFDLEGDSGSLILLTGQNGEKPRPVGIIWGGTANRGRLKLKIGQPPENWTSGVDLGRLLQLLELDLITTKEGFQAAIQEQRNAAAGIGSTVGESSPAVRPPCKDKLEDNFEPLGFNLQKIPIEGESCQGLIRPFMRGDFHIENCVETAPNIEHQFIPSATSRSPGNQNNQEGNPVPKNLLPLQSSLDEEISVSLQLGEPEPKRRKNCYSLFSSKGPI; via the exons ATGGACAGGACCAGATTAGATTTAAGATTTCATCATCACTCTGGATCAACACAGTCTGAGGAGTCTGCTTTAGACTTGGAAAGGAATTACTGCAGTCATCATCCTAATCTACCTTCATTTAGTCCATCGGCCCTCCAGCCTTTTGCATCTAATGGTCAGCACTCTGAGAGCAATGCTGCCTACTTCTCATGGCCTACATTGGGTCGATTAAGTGATGCAGCAGAAGATAGAGCAAACTATTTTGGAAATCTTCAGAAGGAAGATCTTCCTGAAACTTTGGGCAGGTTGCCATCAGGGCAGCAGGCTACAACCTTACTTGAGCTGATGACCATCAGGGCATTCCATAGCAAGATATTGCGGCTTTTTAGTCTTGGCACAGCAATTGGGTTTCGGATTCGAAAGGGTGTCTTAACAGACATTCCGGCCATTCTTGTCTTTGTTGCCCGTAAAGCTCACAGGGAATGGCTCAGCCATGTGCAGTGTCTACCCGCTGCCCTTGAG GGGCCAGGAGGTGTATGGTGTGATGTGGATGTTGTTGAATTTTCCTATTATGGCTCCCCGGTTTCAACTCCTAAAGAACAGCTGTACACAGAGCTCGCAGATGGCTTGAGGGGAAGCGATCCATACATTGGTTCTGGTTCCCAG gTTGCTAGCCAGGATACGTATGGAACTTTGGGTGCTATTGTTAAAAGCCGAACAGGAAATCGACAGGTTGGTTTTCTCACAAATCGGCATGTGGCAGTTGATTTGGACTATCCAAACCAGAAAATGTTTCATCCATTGCCACCAAGCCTTGGACCTGGGGTGTATCTTGGCGCTGTGGAGAGGGCAACATCTTTTATCACAGATGATCTTTGGTACGGTATAtttgctggaacaaacccag AAACATTTGTGCGAGCTGATGGTGCCTTCATTCCTTTTGCCGAAGATTTCAACTTGAAAAATGTAATTACAACTGTAAGAGGCATAGGTGAGATTGGTGATGTCTACACCATAGACTTGCAGTCTCCAATCAACAGTCTTATCGGAAGGCAAGTGATGAAAGTTGGGAGAAGTTCAGGCTTGACGACTGGGACCATCATGGCGTATGCCCTAGAATACAATGATGAAAAAGGGATATGTTTCTTTACTGATTTTCTTGTTGTTGGAGAGAATCAGCAGAGTTTTGATCTTGAAGGCGATAGTGGAAGCCTCATTCTATTGACTGGTCAGAATGGGGAGAAGCCACGACCGGTTGGGATCATTTGGGGCGGGACCGCTAACCGTGGTCGCTTGAAACTAAAAATTGGCCAACCACCGGAAAATTGGACTAGTGGAGTTGATCTTGGACGCCTTCTTCAACTCCTTGAACTTGACCTGATAACAACCAAGGAAGGGTTTCAAG CTGCTATCCAAGAGCAACGAAATGCTGCTGCGGGGATTGGTTCCACAGTTGGGGAGTCATCCCCAGCTGTTCGGCCCCCTTGTAAAGATAAGCTAGAAGATAACTTTGAACCTTTGGGTTTCAATCTTCAGAAAATTCCAATTGAAGGTGAGTCCTGTCAGGGACTGATTCGACCATTCATGCGCGGTGACTTTCACATAGAAAATTGTGTTGAAACTGCTCCAAATATAGAACACCAATTCATTCCCAGTGCCACCAGCAGATCTCCAGGAAATCAAAACAATCAAGAGGGAAATCCGGTACCAAAAAACCTTTTGCCATTGCAGAGTAGCTTGGATGAAGAGATATCTGTTTCGTTGCAGTTAGGTGAGCCTGAAccgaagagaagaaaaaactgcTACTCTCTCTTTAGCAGTAAAGGACCCATATGA